GGCCGGTATTCGGGCCATGGCCCTGGATCCGGCGGATGAAGAGGTGTTGAAGCTCGGACGGGGAAACTCAAGCTGTAAGGAGTGTCTGCCCCTGCAGACGACCGTCGGTTCTATTCTCAATTATCTTGAGAACGACCGGCCGGAAGGGGAACTGACTGTCTATTTTATGCCCAGTGCGCCGGGGCCATGTCGTTTTGGCCAGTATAATGTGTATACAAAACGGGTTATCAGTCAACATAAATTTGAAGATGTTGCTGTTTTTTCACCCACTTCAAAAAACTGCTACGGTGGCATGGGGACCGACTTTTCCATTGCAGCCTGGCGGAGTGTGGTCATTGGTGATCTTTTCGATGAGATGTGGGCAACCCTGTTGACCGCAGCCGTAAACAGGGAGGAGGCACTGGAAGTCCTTGACAGAAATTTTTCGGCGATAAAAAATTGTATTGGTGGTGAGTGGCGGGAATTGGCCGGGCAGCTGAAACGGACTGCCGGGGAACTTTCAGAAATCAAACTTGTTCAGCCGTACGAAGCCATCCCCAAAATTTCCCTGGTGGGAGAAATCTATGTCCGCCACGATCCCATATCTCTTCAACAACTCATAGAAAAAATGGCGGCCCGTGGGTTTATTGTCCGGACCGCTCAGAACAGTGAGTGGGTGAAGTACCTCGACTGGCTGATTAAAAAGGGGATTATGGGCGAACGTTCTCTTTCCTTCTGGTTTGGCCATCTTACCAAGGAAAAGGCTGATGCCAGAATTAGAAAACTGCTGGCTCCCAGTGGGCTTTTTCACGTGGGTGATATGCGGGTAAGCCATGTGGTCAAGGCAGGGGAGAAGTATATATCACCCCAGTTACGGGGAGAGGTTATTCTGACTGTCGGTTCCGCGTTTCACGATATGCTCAACCCTGCCTGTGGTATCATATCCATAGGGCCTTTCGGCTGTATGCCGGTTCGTGTCGCGGAGGCCATACTGAATGAAAAATTCAACGTGGGTGAGAAGAAAACACAATTGAACGGCCATGCATTTCTGCAACTGCCTGCCGATGATGAACGTAAATTCCCCTTCCTTGCCATTGAAACCGATGGCAATCCCTTTCCCCAGATTATTGAGGCCCGCCTGGAGGCCTTTTGCCTGCAGGCAGAGCGGGTGCACAAGGAGATGCTGTCGGGTCAATGATTACCTGAATCCTGCGCTTCGGGAATAAAGAAAAAATATTTAACTTGCCAATTGCAGGATTTAGGGATCATATTTTTCTGTTCCCGATGCTCATCCGGAAATTCTGCCTGAATGACCTTCGTCATCGATCAGGTTTCTTTTGCACTTTCTCCCTTTCTGCGGGCTCTCAGTAATTCAACAAAGGCTTCCAGCCTGGTCGTAATATGGGTATCTCCTATGGAATCATAGGAAATTGACGCTATGGGAATGTTGTTGTGGTTGGCACGTATCTTCGGAAAAAGAGCATCGGAGGTGAGGCCGACCATGCAGTTATGGCACATTACACTGAGAATACCGTCTGCACCCATTTTGATGAAGTCCAGAGTCTTACCGAGGTTCTGGGCAAGGTAACCATCGGACTGGTTGTTGCAGTAGAGGGAGGTCTCACGGAACCAGTCGAGTCCCGTGCCGTCAAAACTGATTTCCGGGTTGTCGGGAAAGAGCCTGCGGATACGGGCCGCCTCCCTGAGCTGAACGGCCGACTGGACAGTTCGTTTGAGGGCTGTGCCAAATCTTCTGCTGTAGAAATCCTGGATGGGATCCGTCCAGGCATCATAGAGCTGACCGTCCAGCATGAAAGGCGGTGCGAGTACCTGGCAACCGAGCTCTTCCAGTCTGTCATACAGTCCCTGGTTGGCCAATGGGTTGACGCGGGTATAGATATCGCCGACGATACCGACTTTAAATCGTTTCTTGCTGGTGCTCAGATCCACCGGTACGGCTTTCATGATGGAAATACCTTTTTTGATATTTTCGTAAACTGAACCTTCCCGTACCCCTGTCCTAATCCAGTGCAGTGCCTGTTCCTTGGCCTTCGCAAGATCATCTTTTTCCCGTGCATAAGGGTGAAGGGCCACGCTCCAGCGCCAGAAGTAATCACAGGCAACAATTCCCCGCCACAACTCCATCAGGTCGGACAGAGACATGACTCCGGGCAGCTCAGACCCATACGGGTTCCACAGGAGCAGCTCATGGGCACCAAGGTCCGTGAGAACACGGGAAAAAGCGTGAGCATAGTGGGCAAGCAGGCAGGGACCTTTGGCCGAGGTGATAAAGAATCCTTTTCTGTCCTGGGGTAGAGAGTCGTCCAGGGCCCATTTCACCAGGTCCCCAAGGATCATGGCATAGGGGCTGCATTCTCCTCCATCGCAATACTGTTCTCCAAGGATACGGGTTTCTTCAGTGGCCGGCTCCATCATGATCACGGACATTTCCGCCCGCTCCAGGGCTCCCGCAAAGGCATGGACATGATCTGCAAAATAAGGCATGGCGATGGTTCGGCCCTTGAGACGTTCAGGACAGCGGAGGGGAATATTTTGTTTTTTTATCCGGCGATCGGTTTTCCGGGAACTGGTTGAGAAAATTGCATCAGCGAAAGCTTCCAGACGGGTTTCAAGTCCCGCCTCTCCACTGTGTCCATCCAGCTCTATCTGCAGGGAAAGACGGTCCCCAAGGACCTGGCGCAGGCTTTTGGCAATGAAGGCGTCCGGTCCGCAGCCGTAATAGGAGAGAAAGAGGGGGTAGGCATCGGTAACAGACTTGATGGCTGCCGCTGCCCGGATATGTTCCGTACCTGTTCGCCACTGCATATGACTGAGTTCAGGGGGGACAGTGCTGTTTGCCAGAATAGTATCATAAGGTACCGGGGTCAATCCCAGCCGTTCAAGTCTGCGGCTGATCTGAATATTGAGGACCGGGTCATACAGGGTGTAGGATCGGCCGAAGAGAACAACAACCGGTTTTTCCGGTGTTGTGTTCTTAAGAGTTTCCAGGCCGAGTTGTGCAGACTGCTCTTTGATGGCCTGCAGACTGGTTTTCCCTTTTCGGAAAGCTGAACGGATTTGGCTTCTGGAGAAATTACCCAGTGGTTTTAATGCCTTGTGAAGGGATTGAACTGCAAGTTTTTCCCGTTCCGGATTCATGGGAATGGAGGGATGAAGCAGGGGAAGCCGGTGTTTATTCACCTTTTTTTCAAAAGTTGCCCTGATGACTGAACCGAGCTGCAGGGAATAGATGCAGTTAATCAGCCGTTTGGCCACAGGATCCTCAAGGTTGGGATCCTGTTCCATTTCCCCGAAGACCGGAATAAAAAGTGCTCTTGCTCCTTTTTGCAGGATCATATCAACATGGGAGAGGGCAATTTTCACAGGCAAACACTGTTCCGCCCGACTCAGGGTGACGCCATGCTGAACAGAAGATGGAGTGCTCGGGGGAGAAAGGGCGATTTTCAGTCCCAGTTCGTCAAAAAATGTCTTGAGAAAAGGGAACATGTCCCATGTCTGGTGGGCCCGGGGAATTCCAATGGTTTGCGAACAGAGAGGTGTGTTTTTTTCGTCAAGTCCCCAGAGCTGAATTCGTTTGTCCAGCAGGTTACGGGGTCGGCAAATTTCTGTTGTGCTGTCGGACGGTTCGTTATCCTTCCCACTCCAACGACCGCAACCGTCCCCTGTATAAAATTTCAGATCGTCAAATTCCAGTTGCCTGACAGAGCAGCTCCCCCCACACCCTTTGCAGGTGAACAGACGGCTTTTCTTGAGATTTTGAGGAATGGCAAGGTTGAAGAGATCATGTTCTTTTTCGGGAAGAGTCGAACGACCGGCAACAAGGGCCGCTCCAATGGCTCCGCTGAACGGTCCCCATGGTGAAGCTGTGACTTTTTTCCCCGTGAGACGTTCAAGTTCTTGTGTGATTACGTGGGAACGGGATACACCACCTGCAAAAACGATATGGCTGCCTGTTTTCCTGTGACCTACAACCTTTTCAATATAATTGCGGGCCACAGCATGGAGGAGACCCCTGCTTAATTCTTCTATCGACACACCCTGCTGCATTCTGGCAACGAGGTCGGAATCGATGAAGACAGTACATCGATCCTGAAGGTCGGCGGCACGATCTGTCATGGAAGCCATATGATCCAGCTCCTTCACATCCAGTCCCAGCCTTTTTGATTCTTCGAGAAGGAGCGACCCGGTACCGGCTGAACAGGCAGTGTTCAGGGCAAATTCCTTGATCTGATTTCCTTCGAAACGGACAAACTTGGCATCCTGACCTCCAATTTCAAATAGAGTGTCAACCTCCGGATTCAGCATGCGCATGGCCGTTGTATGGGCCGTTATCTCGTTCACCGAGATATCAGCGTGCAGCAATCTGGCTGCCAGTTTTCGACCGGAACCTGTGACGCCGACAGTGCTGACTTTTCTGTCTGCAAATGCCGGACTTTTCCGGAGTTCGGCCAGGGCGTGAGCCAGGGCTTTCAGGGGTTGTCCCCTGGTAAAAGCGTAATATTCATCAAGAATGCTTTCATTGGAAACAATTGCCCATTTAATGCTGACACTGCCCAGGTCAAAACCTAAATCGACCGTTTGACCCGTCCGGGTGGAAGAAGGTCGGGAAGGAGACAGTATGACATTTGGGCCGGTAGTGAAGGAGCCGGGACTACAGGATGGTGTTTCAGCCGGGGTCAGCCTGGCAAGGAGTTCTCGTATTGTTTTCGGTGAATTTTCTGTTTCTTCCTTCCTGGCCCGCAAGGCTGCGCCGATGGCTCCCAGTAAACGATGGTCGGGCGGCACAATCAACTGGTCTTTGTGTAAATTCAAGACTGTGAGCAGGGCCCGGCACATTCCACGATTGGCGGCCACACCACCGGTAAAAAAAAGGGGAGGATGGATTGTCCTGCCATGAATCAGGGTGCCGATGATATTTCGTACGGCACTTTCACAGAGACCGAGGGCCAGTTCGTCACTCCTGGTTCCGGACTGCTGGTGGTGGATGATATCTGTTTTTGAAAAGACAACACAGCGGCCGGCCACATGGGCAGCCTTCTTGGCTTTCTGGGCTAATTCTCCAAGTTCGGCAACTGATATGCCGAGTCGGGATGCCTGGCCGTCAAAAAAAGTACCGGTACCGGCTGCACACAGGCTGTTCATGGAATGGTCCAGGACCTCCACTATCTGATTTTGCCGTTTCAGGGTTATGAACTTGGAATCCTGACCACCGATTTCAAGCAGGGAACAGACAGTATTTTCAGGCAGCAGGGGGGCGGTACCCATGGCGTGGGCAGTTATTTCATTCACACTGACTGTCTGGAGAGTTTCGGCAATAAGAGTTCGTCCTGACCCGGTGATACATACACCTGCCAATGAACAGTCAGGATGTTTTTCGTCAAACTCCAGAAGGGCCTTTTTCAGTGCCCGGTTTGTCTGGCCACGGGTGAGTACAACAGTTTTTGCCACAGTTCTGCCCAACTGGTCAATTATTGCCGCGTCCAGGCTGATTGAGCCTGCGTCCACCCCAAGGTACATTTTCGTCATTTTCGATATGTCATTTGCAGTTTTAAAAGTGTTGTCATAATTTCCCCGGCTGTGTTTCTGGAGGCAAACTGCAGAGGGATCTCCGATATGTCTATTTCCCGCCGTGTCAGATAAAACAGCATTTCCAGTTTATAACCGAAATCCTTTGAGATGAAACGGTCAAAATCAAGTTGGTGGCAGGCGGGGCCGGTTCGTTTCGCTCTCAGTCCTATAGTGGGGTTGGTGATTCTGAAATTTGATTTTTATATCTTTATAAAAAATTTACTATTGAAACTCTGATAATATGCTATCCTGTTGTTAATAAAAAAAATCGCAGTGGGGAAGGTTATTGATGGTTGTTTTGGGCCCGGATCGCAACCTGCGCGGGGCAAAAACAGGTACAATACAGGAAGTAGTTCATTTTTTTTGGAAGATAAAGTGGAGTGGCAGATAAATGCCTTTTGAGCTCAGTGTAATACTCACTTTTCTGGTGTCTTTCTTTTCAGCACTGTTTGTTTTGCCTAATTTATCAATTATTGCCAAACGGATAGGTCTTGTTGATGTGCCCAATGAGAGGAAGATGCACCATGTACCGCAACCGTTGGTCGGTGGTATCGGTATAATAATTTCGGCGACATTCAGCTCCCTGGTTTTTGTTCCCCTTGGAGGAATGAGAGGGTATTTTTCCGGGCTTGCCCTGCTGCTTCTAGTTGGATTTTTTGATGATTTCCTTGAACTTGGACATCGGAAAAAATTCCTTGCCCAGATTGCAGCAACAAGTCTGCTGATTTATCTCAGTAAGGTTCAACTTCACACTTTTGGCGATTTGCTCGGTCTCGGGGAAATTGTGGTTCCAGCTGTTTCCTGGATTATCTGGACCGTTACTGTTTTCTGTGTTGTGGGGGTAACCAATGCAGTTAATATGATAGACGGACTTGACGGGCTCGCTGGGGGATTTGCCTTTATCGCGTTTATTGCATTTGCCGTGCTGGCCTCCCTGTCGTCAGACAATACCCTGATGCTGCTGAATCTGGCACTCGCCGGGGCTGTTCTTGGCTTCCTGAAATTCAACTGGGCACCGTCAGAATTATTCATGGGTGATGCGGGTAGCCTCTGTCTGGGGTTCTCCCTGTCATTCATGGCCATCGCGCTCACCCAGGGTGAAGCTTCATCCATTTCACCGATAATTGTTCTACTTGTGTTGGCCGTTCCGATTGCTGACACTCTGACGGTTATGTTAAAAAGGATTTTTGATCGTAAAAGCCCCTTCAAGCCTGATAAAACTCATTTTCACCATATTCTGGTAAAACATGGCTGCAGTGAAAAACAGGCCGTCAAGATACTTCTGGCACTGGTAATCACCCTTTCGGGGATGGGTATTCTTGGGACCATTCTGAAATTACCGGAACCTGTTCTTTTTGGGATTTTTCTTTTTTATTTCCTCTGTAATTTTCTGGCTGACAGTTTTGCTGAAAGAATTGTTTCTCTGATCAAGGCCTTTCAGAGAAAGGAAAAACCGCAGAACTGTCCGGCGATTGTTCATTCTTTTTTGAAAAGATTGAAAGCAAACCGTTTTTTCAGGGGAGCGGACAGGTATGAAGTTGAGATGGCCATAACCTGCTCAAGCTATTCTTCAAAATTTGCACTTGAGGGCACTATGCTGAATATTTCCAGAACAGGATTTCTGGCAAATATTGATAAACTTGGGTTTGTCTGCAGAGAGTGTGTGGTGACAATTTCTTTTCCGGGAACGGCGGAAAAACAGTTGATTGATATCCCCGTGGAGCATTTGTGGATGTCCCGTCGAGGCGCAAAACAGTACCATGGTTTTAAATTTTGTGAATTGGAGGAGAATCAGGCGCTTATTTTGTATGAATTTATCGACAAGATGGAAAAAACCGTTCCGAAAAACACCAGTAAACCGAACTGATCGTGCCTGTTTTCCGGAAAAATGTTTTTCGGAAAACAGGACATGAAGATAACAGGAAAGGGTTGACTTTTAAAAGAGTCGTAAATACAGTAAGATGAGTTTTCCTGGGAAATGAGTTAGCTTTTGGCTTACTATTTGCATAAATACTTTATAAAGATTTACCGGAAGCGAAGAGTCGGAAGTGTTGTTCCGATTTATTTTAAAGGAGGGCCAGATGAAGAGATTTTTGATTCCGATAATTTCAACCGTATTGTTCTGTACCGTGGCATTTGCAGAATGGCAGGTTGATTTTGAAGATAATTTTTTTAATAAAGGGATTGATCAGGCGGTAATAGATGCATTGAAGGAAGGTGCTGAGCCTGACGCCATAGTAGAAAAGGGATTGGCCCTTGAAGGGTTGAATCCTCAAAATTTAGTTGTTGCACTTTATTGTGCGGGAGTCAAGGGACAGGATGTGAGAGAGGCGGCTACGAATCATGATATTTCAGAAATGATTATAACTGCCGGCTACAAGAAAAGTGTTGCCGAGTGTGGAGATGCCGTAGCTGACAGTCAGGCTTATACCCCTGTGACTTCAGGTTTTTCCGGTGGTAAGTCAGCCGGAGGCGGGGGGGATCTTTCGCCAGTCCATCTACTTTCAATTGATCTTTTCAATCTCTTGAATCCATGACGGTTTTATGAATTTGTTTTAAGTCATCTTATTGAAAATACTACTAGTATATTCATACGGTTGATCTAAAAAAAATCACTTGCCGATTAAGAGATATTCATCTGCAATACATCCCAGCTCTTCTTGAACTCATTGAATGCTCACGGATTCAGGATCCGGAAAAAAGTTAATAGATTGATCAGCCTTGCGCCGGTCAATCTATTTGTGTATATAACTATAAGAAGTTATTGATTTTTAGGAATAGTATCTCTTATCAAGTTATATTCTGGAGGGCAGGATGAATATCAGAATGAAAGTGTTGGCCCTCGCGATTGTCTTTGCTATCAATTTATGCTGGCAGAATGGCTTCGCAGCAGGTGAAGTTGTTGTATCCCCCATGAATGTATCTGATGTGCCCATGGGGCAGAGCAAAACAGGGGAAGTCAGTCTTCTTCCTGAAGATGTGGGAGACGTAAGTGATGAAGATCTTTTCGGTATGGAAGGAGGTTATTTTCATCCTTATGTCTCAATTTCTTTTGATTATACAGACAATCTGTATAATCTCGATGACAGTTTTGAAGATGGTGGTGTTGAAAATCTGTTAACCACCGTATCACCCGGGATATGGTTTGCTCTTCCCCGGAAAAAAATAATTCCTGTCACCATTAATCCCAATAACAGTTCTCCCGGTGGTCTACAGTTGCAGTTTAAGGATTACGAGGGGACTGACCGTTTCCAGGCATATGCCCTGGGAGGATTTGATTTCAAGTATTACACGGAAGATTCCGACCTGAATAAAACTGATGGTTTGCTGGAGGGTATGGGGCGGTATAATATGCGGGGTGGCCTGTCGTTGCAGCTCGTGGATCGTTATACACATGGCGAGGACAGACTGGAGGCGGGGTCGTCAACCCGGAACCAGGTTCGTCAGTTTGATTCAAATTTTCTGATGGCTACCGCGGACTGGGATATCACTGAAAAATTAAGGGTAAAGGCGGATTACCTTAATTTTGCGCTCTGGTATGATGATGAGATTAATCAGTTTCTTGATAGAGTTGATAACGGTTTTGATCTCTATGGCTATTTTAACTACAGTCTTCTGACATCTTTCTTTCTTGAGTATAAGTTTATTGATGTGGCTTATGATCAATCCACTCAGATAGATAACAATTCACATTTTATCTATGGTGGTATCAAATGGGACACGACGGAAAAAGTGGCCATGCTTTTCAAAGTCGGGTATCAGAATAAGAAATTTGATGACGATTCAATTGGTCAGGAAGATTTTGATGGTATTGCCTTTGATCTTCAGTTCACTTATCGTTATTCTGAAAAGACAACCATGTCTCTTGATATGTACAGAACAAATGAGGAGACAGATAACTTTCAGGCCAGTGATAAAACCGTTATCGGTTCGGTTTTCGGATATAAGCAGAAATTTACAGACCGTTTAAGCGGCAGTTTTGATTTTACATATGAAGATTCCGATTATTCAAACCTGCACACCGTTACGGCTGAAG
The DNA window shown above is from Desulfomarina profundi and carries:
- a CDS encoding acyl-CoA dehydratase activase, translating into MTKMYLGVDAGSISLDAAIIDQLGRTVAKTVVLTRGQTNRALKKALLEFDEKHPDCSLAGVCITGSGRTLIAETLQTVSVNEITAHAMGTAPLLPENTVCSLLEIGGQDSKFITLKRQNQIVEVLDHSMNSLCAAGTGTFFDGQASRLGISVAELGELAQKAKKAAHVAGRCVVFSKTDIIHHQQSGTRSDELALGLCESAVRNIIGTLIHGRTIHPPLFFTGGVAANRGMCRALLTVLNLHKDQLIVPPDHRLLGAIGAALRARKEETENSPKTIRELLARLTPAETPSCSPGSFTTGPNVILSPSRPSSTRTGQTVDLGFDLGSVSIKWAIVSNESILDEYYAFTRGQPLKALAHALAELRKSPAFADRKVSTVGVTGSGRKLAARLLHADISVNEITAHTTAMRMLNPEVDTLFEIGGQDAKFVRFEGNQIKEFALNTACSAGTGSLLLEESKRLGLDVKELDHMASMTDRAADLQDRCTVFIDSDLVARMQQGVSIEELSRGLLHAVARNYIEKVVGHRKTGSHIVFAGGVSRSHVITQELERLTGKKVTASPWGPFSGAIGAALVAGRSTLPEKEHDLFNLAIPQNLKKSRLFTCKGCGGSCSVRQLEFDDLKFYTGDGCGRWSGKDNEPSDSTTEICRPRNLLDKRIQLWGLDEKNTPLCSQTIGIPRAHQTWDMFPFLKTFFDELGLKIALSPPSTPSSVQHGVTLSRAEQCLPVKIALSHVDMILQKGARALFIPVFGEMEQDPNLEDPVAKRLINCIYSLQLGSVIRATFEKKVNKHRLPLLHPSIPMNPEREKLAVQSLHKALKPLGNFSRSQIRSAFRKGKTSLQAIKEQSAQLGLETLKNTTPEKPVVVLFGRSYTLYDPVLNIQISRRLERLGLTPVPYDTILANSTVPPELSHMQWRTGTEHIRAAAAIKSVTDAYPLFLSYYGCGPDAFIAKSLRQVLGDRLSLQIELDGHSGEAGLETRLEAFADAIFSTSSRKTDRRIKKQNIPLRCPERLKGRTIAMPYFADHVHAFAGALERAEMSVIMMEPATEETRILGEQYCDGGECSPYAMILGDLVKWALDDSLPQDRKGFFITSAKGPCLLAHYAHAFSRVLTDLGAHELLLWNPYGSELPGVMSLSDLMELWRGIVACDYFWRWSVALHPYAREKDDLAKAKEQALHWIRTGVREGSVYENIKKGISIMKAVPVDLSTSKKRFKVGIVGDIYTRVNPLANQGLYDRLEELGCQVLAPPFMLDGQLYDAWTDPIQDFYSRRFGTALKRTVQSAVQLREAARIRRLFPDNPEISFDGTGLDWFRETSLYCNNQSDGYLAQNLGKTLDFIKMGADGILSVMCHNCMVGLTSDALFPKIRANHNNIPIASISYDSIGDTHITTRLEAFVELLRARRKGESAKET
- a CDS encoding PilZ domain-containing protein — translated: MPFELSVILTFLVSFFSALFVLPNLSIIAKRIGLVDVPNERKMHHVPQPLVGGIGIIISATFSSLVFVPLGGMRGYFSGLALLLLVGFFDDFLELGHRKKFLAQIAATSLLIYLSKVQLHTFGDLLGLGEIVVPAVSWIIWTVTVFCVVGVTNAVNMIDGLDGLAGGFAFIAFIAFAVLASLSSDNTLMLLNLALAGAVLGFLKFNWAPSELFMGDAGSLCLGFSLSFMAIALTQGEASSISPIIVLLVLAVPIADTLTVMLKRIFDRKSPFKPDKTHFHHILVKHGCSEKQAVKILLALVITLSGMGILGTILKLPEPVLFGIFLFYFLCNFLADSFAERIVSLIKAFQRKEKPQNCPAIVHSFLKRLKANRFFRGADRYEVEMAITCSSYSSKFALEGTMLNISRTGFLANIDKLGFVCRECVVTISFPGTAEKQLIDIPVEHLWMSRRGAKQYHGFKFCELEENQALILYEFIDKMEKTVPKNTSKPN
- a CDS encoding outer membrane beta-barrel protein, which codes for MNIRMKVLALAIVFAINLCWQNGFAAGEVVVSPMNVSDVPMGQSKTGEVSLLPEDVGDVSDEDLFGMEGGYFHPYVSISFDYTDNLYNLDDSFEDGGVENLLTTVSPGIWFALPRKKIIPVTINPNNSSPGGLQLQFKDYEGTDRFQAYALGGFDFKYYTEDSDLNKTDGLLEGMGRYNMRGGLSLQLVDRYTHGEDRLEAGSSTRNQVRQFDSNFLMATADWDITEKLRVKADYLNFALWYDDEINQFLDRVDNGFDLYGYFNYSLLTSFFLEYKFIDVAYDQSTQIDNNSHFIYGGIKWDTTEKVAMLFKVGYQNKKFDDDSIGQEDFDGIAFDLQFTYRYSEKTTMSLDMYRTNEETDNFQASDKTVIGSVFGYKQKFTDRLSGSFDFTYEDSDYSNLHTVTAEDRDDWTIDLRPAGQYLFRDWLMFELAYQYERRESTDDFFDYDSNSVIFTINLAL